From the genome of Azospirillum brasilense, one region includes:
- the fsa gene encoding fructose-6-phosphate aldolase, with the protein MKFFVDTADIAEIRDLADTGLLDGVTTNPSLVAKSGRSFLDLVAEICDVVSGPVSAEVASTDFETMLAEGKKLAKIADNVAVKVPLTQAGLKVCKALSSEGTMVNVTLCFSPAQAILAAKAGASFVSPFVGRLDDIGQDGMGLIADIVEIYSNYDYFKTEVLVASIRNPIHIVDSARLGAHVVTAPPSVLKQLFNHPLTDKGLAQFVADWQKTGQSIL; encoded by the coding sequence ATGAAGTTCTTCGTTGACACCGCCGACATCGCCGAGATCCGCGATCTGGCCGACACCGGCCTGCTGGACGGTGTTACCACCAACCCCTCCCTCGTCGCCAAGTCCGGTCGCAGCTTCCTCGACCTCGTGGCCGAAATTTGTGATGTGGTGAGCGGCCCGGTCAGCGCCGAGGTGGCGTCCACCGACTTCGAGACCATGCTGGCGGAAGGAAAGAAGCTTGCCAAGATCGCCGACAACGTCGCGGTCAAGGTTCCGCTCACCCAGGCCGGCCTGAAGGTCTGCAAGGCGCTGTCCTCCGAAGGGACGATGGTCAACGTCACGCTGTGCTTCTCCCCGGCGCAGGCGATCCTGGCCGCCAAGGCCGGCGCCAGCTTCGTGTCGCCCTTCGTCGGCCGCCTGGACGACATCGGGCAGGACGGCATGGGCCTGATCGCCGACATCGTGGAGATTTACAGCAATTACGATTACTTCAAGACCGAGGTGCTGGTCGCCTCGATCCGCAACCCGATCCACATCGTCGACTCCGCCCGCCTGGGCGCCCATGTCGTCACCGCCCCGCCGTCGGTGCTGAAGCAGCTCTTCAACCATCCGCTGACCGACAAGGGCCTCGCCCAGTTCGTCGCCGATTGGCAGAAGACCGGCCAGTCCATCCTCTGA
- a CDS encoding DUF484 family protein produces MGREPGHTPQRKDAPTAEEVHAYLRDHPDFLVHHGDLVHHLTPPSQDRGRGVVDLQAYMVERLRGEVRLLKDQQRELIGTSRANMNSQNRIHAAVLFLLDAQSFEQLIQTITTDLAVLLDLDVACLIVESNGQDTPHVQTSGVRVVEPGTVDRWLGKADVALNADIQGDPELYGPGAGLVRSEVLIRLQVSSETPDGMLAFGSREPDSFHGGQGTELVGFLARVVERVIRGWLELPA; encoded by the coding sequence ATGGGCCGGGAGCCGGGACACACCCCCCAGAGGAAGGACGCGCCGACCGCCGAGGAGGTGCACGCCTACCTGCGGGACCATCCCGACTTCCTGGTCCATCACGGCGATCTGGTCCACCACCTGACCCCGCCGTCGCAGGACCGTGGGCGCGGGGTGGTGGACCTGCAGGCCTACATGGTCGAGCGCCTGCGCGGCGAGGTCCGCCTGCTGAAGGACCAGCAGCGCGAGCTGATCGGCACCTCGCGCGCCAACATGAACAGCCAGAACCGCATCCACGCGGCGGTGCTGTTCCTCCTCGACGCCCAAAGCTTCGAGCAGCTCATCCAGACCATCACCACCGATCTGGCGGTGCTCCTGGATCTGGACGTCGCCTGCCTGATCGTCGAGTCGAACGGCCAGGACACCCCGCACGTCCAGACCTCCGGCGTGCGGGTGGTCGAGCCGGGGACCGTCGACCGCTGGCTGGGCAAGGCCGACGTGGCGCTGAACGCCGACATCCAGGGCGACCCGGAGCTGTACGGCCCCGGCGCCGGGCTGGTCCGGTCGGAGGTGCTGATCCGCCTCCAGGTGTCCAGCGAGACGCCGGACGGCATGCTGGCCTTCGGCAGCCGCGAGCCGGACAGCTTCCACGGCGGCCAGGGCACCGAACTGGTCGGTTTCCTCGCCCGCGTGGTCGAGCGGGTGATCCGCGGCTGGCTCGAACTGCCGGCCTGA
- a CDS encoding tyrosine recombinase XerC, protein MTGKQNPVLGFAAQPDVQDTLAHWRRWMESERNVSPHTLTAYIGDVATFLEFITSYQAKPPSMNDLAALTVTDFRSWLSHLAMKGIGSNSRSRALSSVRNLFRWMDRDGRLHNPAINTFSGPRIKRPAPKPLTVLDADRLLEESEKEPDEPWVGKRDRALFTLLYGCGLRISEALNLTRREAPLGETLRVTGKGNKERIVPVLPAVTEAVRAYMDACPYRQGPDAPLFVGVRGGQLAPAIAQRRMRDLRRLMGLPETATPHALRHSFATHLLADGGDLRAIQDLLGHASLSTTQRYTDVESEQLMQVYRSAHPRAKRTP, encoded by the coding sequence ATGACCGGAAAACAGAATCCCGTCCTCGGTTTCGCCGCCCAGCCCGACGTCCAGGACACGCTGGCGCATTGGCGGCGCTGGATGGAGAGCGAGCGCAACGTCTCGCCCCACACCCTGACCGCCTACATCGGCGACGTCGCGACCTTCCTGGAGTTCATCACCAGCTATCAGGCCAAGCCGCCGTCGATGAACGACCTCGCCGCGCTGACCGTCACCGATTTCCGCTCCTGGCTGTCCCACCTCGCCATGAAGGGGATCGGCTCCAACAGCCGGTCGCGCGCCCTGTCGTCGGTGCGCAACCTCTTCCGCTGGATGGACCGCGACGGCCGCCTGCACAACCCGGCGATCAACACCTTCTCCGGCCCGCGTATCAAGCGCCCGGCGCCGAAGCCGCTGACCGTGCTGGACGCCGACCGGCTGCTGGAGGAATCGGAGAAGGAACCGGACGAGCCCTGGGTCGGCAAGCGCGACCGGGCGCTGTTCACGCTGCTCTACGGCTGCGGCCTGCGCATTTCGGAGGCGCTGAACCTGACGCGCCGCGAGGCGCCGCTGGGCGAGACGCTGCGGGTCACAGGCAAGGGCAACAAGGAACGGATCGTCCCGGTGCTGCCGGCGGTGACGGAGGCGGTGCGCGCCTACATGGACGCCTGCCCCTACCGCCAAGGGCCGGACGCGCCGCTGTTCGTCGGGGTGCGCGGCGGGCAGCTCGCCCCGGCCATCGCGCAACGGCGGATGCGCGACCTGCGCCGCCTGATGGGGTTGCCGGAGACCGCGACGCCGCACGCGCTGCGGCACAGCTTCGCCACGCATCTGTTGGCGGACGGCGGAGACCTGCGGGCGATCCAGGATCTGCTGGGCCACGCCTCGCTGTCGACGACGCAGCGCTACACGGATGTGGAGAGCGAGCAACTGATGCAGGTGTACCGCTCGGCGCACCCGCGGGCGAAGAGGACGCCGTAG
- the lpdA gene encoding dihydrolipoyl dehydrogenase: MAESTFDVVVVGGGPGGYVCAIRAAQLGFKVACVEKRSALGGTCLNVGCIPSKALLAASEKYEEAKHGLAKFGIKVGGVELDLPGMLSHKDKVVKENTGGIEFLFKKNKIAWLKGAGRITAPNTVEVEGIGTVTASKAIVIATGSEVTPLPGIEIDEQKIVSSTGALELPEVPKRLVVIGGGVIGLELGSVWGRLGAQVTVVEFLDRILPTMDGEVSKQMQRILGKQGMTFKLGSKVTGAKVTNTGVTLSVEPAAGGTAEEVEADVVLVAIGRRAFTNGLGLDAVGVEMDNRGRVKIGKHFETNVPGIYAIGDVVEGPMLAHKAEEEGVALAELLAGQAGHVNHDLVPGVVYTWPEVAAVGKTEEELKAAGVAFKAGKFPFTANGRARASGTTDGFVKILADARTDKVLGVHMVGPNVSEMVAELALAMEFSASAEDIARTCHAHPTLSEVTKEAALAVDGRALHI; this comes from the coding sequence ATGGCTGAAAGCACTTTCGACGTCGTCGTGGTCGGCGGCGGTCCCGGCGGGTATGTCTGCGCAATCCGTGCGGCGCAGCTCGGTTTCAAGGTTGCCTGCGTCGAGAAGCGCAGCGCGCTGGGCGGTACCTGCCTGAACGTCGGCTGCATCCCGTCCAAGGCGCTGCTCGCCGCGTCGGAGAAGTACGAGGAGGCCAAGCACGGCCTCGCCAAGTTCGGCATCAAGGTCGGCGGCGTCGAGTTGGACCTGCCGGGCATGCTGTCCCACAAGGACAAGGTCGTCAAAGAGAACACCGGCGGCATCGAGTTCCTGTTCAAGAAGAACAAGATCGCCTGGCTGAAGGGTGCGGGCCGCATCACCGCTCCGAACACCGTCGAGGTCGAGGGCATCGGCACCGTCACGGCGTCCAAGGCTATCGTCATCGCCACCGGCTCGGAAGTCACCCCGCTGCCGGGCATCGAGATCGACGAGCAGAAGATCGTCTCCTCCACCGGCGCCCTGGAGCTGCCGGAGGTGCCGAAGCGCCTCGTCGTCATCGGCGGCGGCGTGATCGGTCTTGAACTGGGCTCGGTCTGGGGCCGCCTCGGCGCGCAGGTCACCGTGGTCGAGTTCCTGGACCGCATCCTGCCAACCATGGACGGCGAAGTGTCCAAGCAGATGCAGCGCATCCTCGGCAAGCAGGGCATGACCTTCAAGCTCGGCTCCAAGGTCACCGGCGCCAAGGTCACCAACACCGGCGTCACCCTGTCGGTCGAGCCCGCCGCCGGCGGCACCGCCGAGGAGGTCGAGGCCGACGTCGTGCTGGTCGCCATCGGGCGCCGGGCCTTCACCAACGGGCTGGGACTCGACGCCGTGGGCGTGGAGATGGACAACCGCGGCCGCGTGAAGATCGGCAAGCACTTCGAAACCAACGTGCCGGGCATCTACGCCATCGGCGACGTGGTCGAAGGCCCGATGCTGGCCCACAAGGCCGAGGAGGAGGGCGTCGCGCTCGCCGAGCTGCTGGCCGGTCAGGCGGGCCACGTCAACCACGACCTCGTCCCCGGCGTCGTCTACACCTGGCCGGAAGTGGCCGCGGTCGGCAAGACCGAGGAGGAGCTGAAGGCCGCCGGCGTCGCCTTCAAGGCGGGCAAGTTCCCCTTCACCGCCAACGGCCGCGCCCGCGCCAGCGGCACGACCGACGGCTTCGTGAAGATCCTGGCCGACGCGCGCACCGACAAGGTGCTGGGCGTCCACATGGTCGGCCCGAACGTGTCGGAGATGGTGGCCGAGCTGGCCTTGGCCATGGAGTTCAGCGCGTCCGCCGAGGACATCGCCCGCACCTGCCACGCCCACCCGACCCTGTCGGAAGTGACCAAGGAAGCCGCCCTCGCCGTGGACGGCCGCGCCCTGCACATCTAA
- a CDS encoding alpha/beta fold hydrolase, with amino-acid sequence MFEGFTRHRIATDGAEIHTLVGGEGPPLLLLHGFPQCHALWNRVAPRLAERFTVVLTDLRGYGQSSKPPGDSAHETYCKRTNARDQVAVMAALGFDRFRLAGHDRGARVAHRLVLDHPGRVERAAFLDVVPTLEVFARIDQRMATAYYHWFFLIQPNNLAERLIGSDPDFYLGQVLGSIGSSADIFEPEAMEAYRTAFRDPATVHAMCEDYRAAAGIDLEHDREDRAAGRKVTCPALFLWGRNSAVGRLYDDPLGIWRGYAPAIEGHVMPAGHFIPEEAPEETARALLDFFTD; translated from the coding sequence ATGTTCGAAGGGTTCACCCGCCACCGCATCGCCACCGATGGCGCCGAGATCCACACGCTGGTCGGGGGCGAGGGGCCGCCGCTCCTTCTGCTTCATGGCTTTCCGCAGTGCCACGCTCTGTGGAACCGGGTCGCGCCACGGCTGGCTGAGCGCTTCACCGTGGTGCTGACCGACCTGCGGGGGTACGGCCAATCGTCGAAGCCGCCGGGCGATTCCGCGCACGAGACCTACTGCAAACGCACCAACGCGCGCGATCAGGTGGCGGTGATGGCCGCGCTCGGTTTCGACCGCTTCCGGCTGGCCGGGCACGACCGCGGCGCGCGGGTGGCCCACCGGCTGGTCCTTGACCATCCCGGCCGGGTCGAACGCGCGGCCTTCCTGGACGTGGTGCCGACGCTGGAGGTCTTCGCCCGCATCGACCAGCGCATGGCGACCGCCTATTACCACTGGTTCTTCCTGATCCAGCCCAACAATCTGGCGGAACGGCTGATCGGGTCGGATCCGGATTTCTACCTGGGGCAGGTGCTCGGCTCCATCGGCAGCAGCGCCGACATCTTCGAGCCGGAGGCGATGGAGGCCTACCGCACCGCCTTCCGCGATCCCGCCACCGTCCACGCCATGTGCGAGGATTACCGCGCCGCCGCGGGCATCGACCTGGAGCACGACCGCGAGGATCGGGCGGCGGGCCGCAAGGTGACGTGCCCGGCTTTGTTCCTGTGGGGCCGCAACAGCGCGGTCGGGCGCCTCTACGACGACCCGCTGGGTATCTGGCGCGGCTACGCCCCGGCCATTGAGGGGCATGTGATGCCCGCCGGCCATTTCATCCCCGAGGAGGCGCCAGAGGAAACGGCGCGGGCATTGCTCGATTTCTTCACGGACTGA
- a CDS encoding entericidin A/B family lipoprotein: MRSLKKLVLFAALGAALTTSLAACNTVEGMGQDVQAGGRAVERSSDSVQKKM; this comes from the coding sequence ATGCGTAGCCTGAAGAAGCTCGTCCTTTTCGCCGCCCTGGGCGCGGCCCTGACCACCAGCCTCGCCGCCTGCAACACCGTCGAAGGCATGGGTCAGGACGTGCAGGCGGGCGGCCGCGCGGTGGAGCGCTCGTCGGACAGCGTCCAGAAGAAGATGTGA
- the rfaE1 gene encoding D-glycero-beta-D-manno-heptose-7-phosphate kinase has translation MSDLARHIDSLSRASVLCVGDVMLDRFIYGSVDRVSPEAPIPVLRIERETAMLGGAGNVAANVMALGAGCRFVSVVGEDAAGLELVRLVAKETGDGGGLVAEPGRQTTVKTRFIGGRQQLLRADAETIAAIGSEEEVMVAARTGLLTVGAVILSDYGKGVLTDALVAQLIQAAREAGLPVVVDPKGDDFGRYRGASVITPNRKELIQATGMPADSDAEVEAACRFLLETCGIDAVVATRSERGMSVVTRDGATHLPANAREVFDVSGAGDTVVATLTSALSVGVELTDAARLANLAAGIVVGKVGTAVVRAPELLSALHEQEWRSGEEKVDTLEQAVERAARWRARGKRVGFTNGCFDLLHPGHIALLNQAKAACDVLVVGLNSDASVKRLKGETRPVQTETARATVLASLACVDLVVVFGEDTPEELIRALRPDVLVKGADYTVATVVGAGFVQSYGGKVVLADLVDGQSTTNTIKRMQR, from the coding sequence ATGAGCGACCTTGCCCGTCACATCGACTCCCTGTCCCGCGCCAGCGTGCTGTGCGTCGGCGACGTCATGCTCGACCGATTCATCTACGGGTCGGTCGACCGCGTGTCCCCCGAAGCGCCGATCCCCGTGCTGCGGATCGAGCGCGAGACGGCCATGCTCGGCGGCGCCGGCAACGTGGCTGCCAACGTCATGGCGCTGGGCGCCGGCTGCCGCTTCGTGTCGGTGGTGGGCGAGGACGCGGCGGGGCTGGAGCTGGTCCGCCTCGTGGCGAAGGAGACGGGCGACGGTGGCGGTCTGGTCGCCGAGCCGGGGCGCCAGACCACGGTCAAGACGCGCTTCATCGGCGGGCGCCAGCAGCTTCTGCGCGCCGACGCCGAGACCATCGCCGCCATTGGGTCGGAGGAGGAGGTGATGGTCGCCGCCCGCACCGGCCTGCTGACGGTGGGCGCGGTGATCCTGTCCGACTACGGCAAGGGCGTGCTGACCGACGCCTTGGTCGCGCAGCTCATCCAGGCGGCGCGGGAAGCCGGGCTGCCGGTCGTGGTCGATCCCAAGGGCGACGATTTCGGGCGCTACCGCGGGGCCAGCGTGATCACGCCCAACCGCAAGGAGCTGATCCAGGCCACCGGCATGCCCGCCGACAGCGACGCCGAGGTCGAGGCCGCCTGCCGCTTCCTGCTGGAGACCTGCGGCATCGACGCGGTGGTCGCCACGCGCAGCGAGCGCGGCATGTCCGTGGTGACGCGCGACGGCGCCACCCATCTGCCGGCCAACGCCCGCGAGGTCTTCGACGTGTCGGGCGCCGGCGACACGGTGGTGGCGACGCTGACCTCCGCCCTGTCGGTGGGGGTGGAGCTGACCGACGCGGCGCGGCTGGCCAATCTGGCCGCCGGGATAGTGGTGGGGAAGGTCGGCACCGCGGTGGTCCGCGCGCCGGAGCTGCTGTCCGCCCTGCACGAGCAGGAATGGCGCAGCGGCGAGGAGAAGGTCGACACGCTGGAGCAGGCCGTAGAGCGCGCGGCGCGCTGGCGCGCCCGCGGCAAGCGGGTGGGCTTCACCAACGGCTGCTTCGACCTGCTGCACCCCGGCCACATCGCGTTGCTGAACCAGGCCAAGGCCGCCTGCGATGTGCTGGTGGTGGGGCTGAACAGCGACGCCTCGGTGAAACGGCTGAAGGGCGAGACGCGCCCGGTGCAGACCGAGACGGCGCGGGCGACGGTGCTCGCCTCGCTGGCCTGCGTCGATCTGGTGGTGGTCTTCGGCGAGGACACGCCGGAAGAGCTGATCCGCGCCCTGCGGCCCGACGTGCTGGTGAAGGGGGCGGACTACACGGTCGCCACGGTGGTCGGCGCCGGATTCGTGCAGAGCTACGGCGGTAAGGTCGTGCTGGCCGACCTCGTGGACGGCCAAAGCACGACCAACACCATCAAGCGCATGCAGCGCTGA
- a CDS encoding sensor histidine kinase: MPLPPVTRSLSAKLLVLTVLFVLLAEVLIYTPSIARYRLTYLEERLAAAHLAALSVEATPDMMVAMELQNELLAHVGAHAVELIRPDSRVYMLSRSMPPTVDAVFDLRGAMAPRLTADAFMALAQRRDRVIRVIGPSPKDPAFQVDMVMDERPMIQAMIDFSGRILALSVAISLIAAVLVFVSLTRLLVRPMRRLTEGLVAIRRDPDGTPPFQPSARTDEIGVAERELADMQATIRSALRQRERLAALGTAVAKINHDLRAILSTAALLSERLAESADPEVRRVTPRLMASIDRAVELCGQTMTYTRDGLLPLARAEVPLRPLVEEAGAAALAALRPDVVRPDGERAELRWNNRVPEGLTVRADAAQLSRALVNLGRNAAQAGAGAVTVMVETRPGGGLLLLVADDGPGLPPRARDNLFQPFAGSARAGGVGLGLAIAREVLRAHGGDLRLVESTAAGTVFALELPPGIVLEGAGRLGEMPTSDSPIPD, encoded by the coding sequence ATGCCCCTGCCGCCCGTCACGAGAAGCCTGTCGGCCAAGCTGCTGGTGCTGACCGTGCTGTTCGTCCTGCTGGCGGAGGTGCTGATCTACACGCCGTCCATCGCCCGCTACCGCCTGACCTATCTGGAGGAGCGGCTGGCGGCCGCCCATCTCGCCGCCCTGTCGGTGGAGGCGACGCCGGACATGATGGTGGCGATGGAGCTTCAGAACGAGCTGCTGGCCCATGTCGGCGCCCACGCGGTGGAACTGATCCGGCCGGACAGCCGAGTCTACATGCTGTCCCGCTCCATGCCGCCGACGGTGGACGCCGTATTCGACCTGCGCGGCGCCATGGCGCCGCGGCTGACCGCCGACGCCTTCATGGCGCTGGCCCAGCGGCGGGACCGGGTGATCCGGGTGATCGGGCCGTCGCCCAAGGACCCCGCCTTCCAGGTCGACATGGTGATGGACGAGCGGCCGATGATCCAGGCGATGATCGACTTCTCGGGCCGCATCCTGGCGCTGTCGGTGGCGATCTCGCTGATCGCGGCGGTTCTGGTCTTCGTCTCGCTGACCCGGCTTCTGGTGCGGCCGATGCGCCGCCTGACCGAGGGGCTGGTCGCCATCCGCCGCGACCCCGACGGCACGCCGCCCTTCCAGCCCAGCGCCCGCACCGACGAGATCGGCGTGGCGGAGCGCGAGCTGGCCGACATGCAGGCCACCATCCGCAGCGCGCTGCGCCAGCGTGAGCGGCTGGCCGCGCTGGGCACCGCGGTCGCCAAGATCAACCACGACCTGCGCGCCATCCTGTCCACCGCCGCCCTGCTGTCGGAGCGGCTGGCCGAGAGCGCCGACCCGGAGGTACGGCGGGTCACGCCGCGGCTGATGGCCTCCATCGACCGGGCGGTGGAGCTGTGCGGCCAGACGATGACCTACACCCGCGACGGCCTGCTGCCCCTGGCGCGGGCCGAGGTGCCGCTGCGCCCGCTGGTCGAGGAGGCGGGGGCCGCGGCGCTGGCCGCCCTGCGCCCGGACGTCGTGCGCCCGGATGGGGAGCGGGCGGAACTGCGCTGGAACAACCGGGTGCCGGAGGGGCTGACCGTCCGCGCGGACGCCGCCCAGCTCTCCCGCGCGCTGGTCAACCTGGGGCGCAACGCCGCGCAGGCGGGGGCTGGAGCGGTTACGGTGATGGTGGAGACCCGGCCCGGCGGCGGGCTGCTCCTGCTGGTGGCCGATGACGGGCCGGGCCTGCCGCCGCGGGCGCGGGACAACCTGTTCCAGCCCTTCGCCGGCTCGGCAAGGGCGGGTGGCGTCGGGCTGGGCCTCGCCATCGCGCGGGAGGTGCTGCGCGCCCATGGCGGCGACCTGCGGCTGGTGGAGAGCACCGCGGCGGGCACCGTCTTCGCGCTGGAGCTTCCCCCGGGGATCGTCCTAGAGGGTGCCGGCCGGTTGGGCGAAATGCCCACATCGGATTCGCCCATCCCGGATTGA
- a CDS encoding methyltransferase domain-containing protein — protein sequence MPWDPEQYARFESWRRRPAHDLVAALPSLTPRTVVDLGCGAGQLACLLAERWPEAEVLGVDNSPAMLERARTTPSRVRWLQADLRVWRPDRPVDLLISNAALHWLDGHEWLFPDLLRALAPGGVLAVQMPRNFEAPSHRLLYETAADGPWAERLAPVLRTAPVPAPEIYYGWLAPLTRRLDLWETEYLQVLEGDDPVLQWTRGTTLLPVLDTLTGAELDAFLAAYRARLDAAYPRRPDGRTLFPFKRLFLVARV from the coding sequence ATGCCGTGGGACCCCGAACAATACGCACGGTTCGAGTCCTGGCGCCGCCGCCCGGCCCACGACCTCGTGGCGGCCCTGCCCTCCCTGACACCGCGGACGGTGGTCGATCTCGGCTGCGGGGCCGGGCAGCTCGCCTGCCTGCTGGCCGAACGCTGGCCGGAGGCCGAGGTGCTGGGGGTGGACAATTCCCCCGCCATGCTGGAGCGCGCGCGGACCACGCCGTCCCGCGTGCGCTGGCTCCAGGCCGACCTGAGGGTCTGGCGCCCCGATCGGCCGGTCGATCTGCTGATCTCCAACGCCGCCCTGCACTGGCTGGACGGGCACGAGTGGCTGTTCCCGGACCTGCTGCGGGCGCTGGCCCCCGGTGGGGTGCTGGCCGTGCAGATGCCCCGGAACTTCGAAGCGCCCTCGCACCGCCTGCTCTACGAGACGGCGGCGGACGGCCCCTGGGCCGAGCGGCTGGCGCCGGTCCTGCGCACCGCCCCGGTGCCCGCGCCCGAGATCTATTACGGCTGGCTCGCCCCGCTCACCCGGCGCCTGGATCTCTGGGAGACCGAGTATCTCCAGGTTCTGGAGGGTGACGATCCGGTCCTGCAATGGACGCGCGGCACGACGCTGCTGCCCGTCCTGGACACGCTGACGGGCGCGGAGCTGGACGCCTTCCTGGCGGCCTACCGCGCCCGGCTCGACGCCGCTTATCCCCGGCGCCCCGACGGCCGCACGCTGTTTCCCTTCAAGCGGCTGTTCCTCGTGGCGCGGGTTTGA
- a CDS encoding DUF4405 domain-containing protein, whose protein sequence is MPSMSSTITRQIVTPVTIVLFVVSTVTGIMLLLHWNGNLVRFSHEWLSVGFSAIGLWHLARNWTAFLQYFKRNVALSAFVVSVAGSLVFTAMTGTPASTGGPGAMMRAVANAPLATVAPVFGLDPDKAIQALKAANIEAQPGESLSAIGTRAGMNAVGVANILTAAKQPRPASNGPAS, encoded by the coding sequence ATGCCCTCCATGTCCTCCACCATCACCCGCCAGATCGTCACGCCGGTGACCATCGTCCTGTTCGTCGTCTCCACGGTGACGGGAATCATGCTTCTGCTGCACTGGAACGGCAACCTGGTGCGCTTCTCCCACGAATGGCTCAGCGTCGGCTTCTCGGCCATCGGCCTGTGGCATCTGGCGCGCAACTGGACGGCCTTCCTCCAGTACTTCAAACGCAACGTGGCCCTGTCGGCCTTCGTGGTCAGCGTCGCCGGATCGCTGGTCTTCACGGCGATGACCGGAACGCCGGCCTCCACCGGCGGCCCCGGCGCGATGATGCGGGCGGTGGCGAACGCCCCGCTGGCGACGGTGGCGCCGGTCTTCGGTTTGGACCCCGACAAGGCCATCCAGGCGCTCAAGGCCGCCAACATCGAGGCGCAGCCCGGCGAGTCGCTGTCGGCCATCGGCACCCGTGCCGGGATGAACGCGGTGGGCGTGGCGAACATCCTCACCGCCGCCAAGCAGCCCAGGCCAGCTTCAAATGGGCCGGCGTCGTAA